In the Catenovulum adriaticum genome, GGTTTACGGTTTCAGACGATCATCAGCTTGCGTGGGCTTTTGCCAAAAAGCAAGATGACAGTTTGTATGCACTGTTAATCGATTTTTTTGGTTCAATTCGTCAAAATGGTGAGTTTTCACATTTAGAAGATAAGTATTTTGGCCATGTTAAACTGTTTGATTATGTAGATACCCGAAGCTTTATTAAAGCCATAGAAATCGTCTTACCTAAATATCAGGCTTGGTTTACCGAGTATGCACAGCGCTACGAATTAGACTGGCGTTTACTAGCCGCACAAAGTTATCAGGAAAGTCACTGGAATCCACGAGCAAAATCTCCCACTGGAGTACGTGGAATTATGATGCTGACTTTACCAACCGCTAAACAAATGGGCGTAAAAAGCCGGCTAGATGCCGAGCAAAATATCAGAGGTGGGGCCCGTTATTTATCTTCGTTGCATAATCGCATTCCTGAACGTATCAGCGAACCTGATCGCACTTGGTTTGCGCTCGCTTCTTATAATATTGGTCTAGGCCACTTAGAAGATGCAAGACGAATTGCACAGCAACAAGGCGCAAACCCAGATAAATGGCACCAAGTGAAACGTTATTTGCCTCTGCTTCAAAAGAAAAAATATTATAAAAAGACAAGATATGGCTACGCCAGAGGCCAAGAAGCTGTTACTTATGTTGAGAACATTCGTCGTTATTACGATTCTTTAGTTTGGTTTTATGGGCCAAATAATAACACCGAATACGCACCTGTTGAGCCTGATAACGCTAAGCTGGAAACTTCAGCCGACCTTGACTCCCCCCAAAAAAATAGCGAGACAATAGAAACAAAGCAATCCAAACAAGTGAATGAAATTAAAGACAATAATCAAACTAACATTAATTAAGCAGATTCGAACTTAATTCAAATTAGTGCTGTATCTTTTTTTAAAAGCAGATTAAACTCGAACTATCTCAAATTAAGCCTTTTTAGTTATGATCAGAGAAGCTTTATTGTCTGACATTCCCGAGTTTGTTCGTATTCGCCAGCAGCCCTCGGATAACCCTATTGATAATGCCAAACCTATTCCACTTATTTGTTATCAGCAATATTTAACTAAATATGGTAAAGGATGGGTTCACATCCACAATAATACGGTATGCGGATATGTGATTAGCTCAAAAAAAGAAAGTACCATATGGGCTCTTTTTGTTGAACAAACATACCAGCGTCAAGGCATTGGCAAAGCTTTATTAAATAAAGCAACTCAATGGTTAAATCAAAATGGTATTCATAAAATTTACCTTTCAACTGCGGTTAATAGTCAGGCTGAACAGTTTTATCAGCATTTAGGCTGGCACAGAGGCATGCCATTGGACACGGGCCAAGTTACCTATACACACTTATATCCCAAAACAAATTACCAAGCGGTCGCCTTATTAGAAAAATCAATGGCTTAAAATTAATGACTTTATCTTTTTTAACAATAGCGATAAAACAAAGGTTACGGGCTAATTAAGTTATTTATAACAATCTTTAATTCAAGTATGACGTTGACAGACATTTTCCTATAAAAATAACAAAACACTGTTTGACTATACAGTACATATGAGCTTTAATAGTCATACAGTATTTATACAGTGCTTTTTGAAGTGCATTTAGGGGATGAATAATGTTAACTCATTTATATATTAAAGACTTTGCAATTGTTGATGGCTTGGATATTGAAATTGATCCGGGTATGACCACTATTACCGGTGAAACCGGTGCTGGAAAATCTATCTCAATTGATGCACTAAGTTTGTGTTTGGGCAGTCGAGCCGAAACCAGTATGGTGCGCCCTAATGCCGATAAAACCGAAATTAGCGCCACTTTTAATGTTAGTCAGATACCAGAAGCTATGCAATGGCTCGAAGCACAAGATTTATTAAATCCTGATCAAACCGACTGCATGATCCGCCGGGTAATTACTGCCGAAGGCCGTTCGAGAGCTTATATAAACGGCGCACCTGTACCAGCCCAATTACTAAAATCACTTGCCCCTTATTTAGTTAACATTCATGGTCAACATGCACATCAATTATTATTAAAAGCTGATAATCAGCTTACACTACTTGATCAGTTTGCCGATCATAAACATTTGCTTGCACAGACAACTATGGCGTATCAAGGTTGGCACAAATTAAAAAACGAGCTTAAACAATTAGAAAAAGAACAAGCAAACCGAGATGCTCGTTACCAATTATTAGAATACCAAGTAAA is a window encoding:
- the mltF gene encoding membrane-bound lytic murein transglycosylase MltF, which gives rise to MSVNCILKNKIIINIISSLALMLCLFGCQDETAKSQAEQIGEEKKIRVGTIYGATSYYLTADGPAGFEYELAEKFARYLNVELEVVPVYDLAELFNLLESDQVDFLAASLTVTPERSKQFRFSPSYQKISEKLVFKQGNERPRDWSDVKGTLVITDKSSHQETLNQLNLSEVDWQTTNEQDPEELIKAVLNDEIDYTIVDSNLLAINRRIYPNLSIGFTVSDDHQLAWAFAKKQDDSLYALLIDFFGSIRQNGEFSHLEDKYFGHVKLFDYVDTRSFIKAIEIVLPKYQAWFTEYAQRYELDWRLLAAQSYQESHWNPRAKSPTGVRGIMMLTLPTAKQMGVKSRLDAEQNIRGGARYLSSLHNRIPERISEPDRTWFALASYNIGLGHLEDARRIAQQQGANPDKWHQVKRYLPLLQKKKYYKKTRYGYARGQEAVTYVENIRRYYDSLVWFYGPNNNTEYAPVEPDNAKLETSADLDSPQKNSETIETKQSKQVNEIKDNNQTNIN
- a CDS encoding GNAT family N-acetyltransferase yields the protein MIREALLSDIPEFVRIRQQPSDNPIDNAKPIPLICYQQYLTKYGKGWVHIHNNTVCGYVISSKKESTIWALFVEQTYQRQGIGKALLNKATQWLNQNGIHKIYLSTAVNSQAEQFYQHLGWHRGMPLDTGQVTYTHLYPKTNYQAVALLEKSMA